The [Eubacterium] eligens ATCC 27750 genome segment CGTATGGTCATGGAAGAATCGAATATATATCAGGCTTCATAGTATCAGGAGCAATTATAATTATGGGCTTTGAACTGATGACAACATCATTCAGAAAAATACTTCATCCTACGCCGCTTGAGGTATCCGTACCATCTATTATTATACTTGTGTTATCAATCCTTATGAAAATGTGGATGGCTAAATTCAACAAATATCTTGGCAATAAGGTGGATTCTGCTGCAATGAAGGCAACGGCTACAGACAGCCTGTCAGACTGCGTTGCAACATCAGTAGTCCTTATAGGAGTGCTTCTTACCCTGTTTTCGGATATTAATATAGATGGAATAGCAGGAGTTGTTGTTGCAGTATTTGTAATATTAGCTGGTTTTGGTGCGGCAAAAGATACATTGCAGCCACTTCTTGGTCAGCCACCAACGAAAGAATTTGTACAGGAACTTGAGAATATTGTTCTTCAGGATAAGCATATAATAGGAGTTCACGACCTGATTGTGCATAATTACGGTCCGGGCAGAGTATATGCATCGCTTCATGCAGAGGTTCCGGCTAATATGGACATGATGGAGGCACATGATTATATAGATATGGCCGAAAGAAGAGTTGAAAAGCGCATGAAATGCTTTATAAGCATACATATGGATCCGGTAGTTACAGATGATGAGGTGATAAATCATTTGCGAAAGATGACTATTGCGGTTGTAAAGTCAGTAGGTGAGGAACTGGATATACATGATTTCAGGACTGTTAAAGGTCCATATATAACGAATCTTATATTTGATGTGCTTGTTCCTTATAATTATCATCTTTCAGATGACGAGATAAAGAAACAGATTCAGAAAAAAATCACGGAGAAGCAGAGCGAGTGCCACGCCGTGATTAATATTGATAAAAGTTATACAGGCTGATTAAATCCAGCCGCCATCAAGAGTTATTATCTGACCAGTAAGGTAGTTGTTAATTCCGGAAAGAGATTTAACAAGTTCAGCGACTTCCTGCGGGGCTCCAAACCGGCCTGCAGGAATCTCTTCGGCAAGTTCTGCCTTGTCATCATCTGAGAGATGACCGTTCATCTCTGTGTCAATAGCTCCGCAGGCAACAGCGTTGACTTGAATACCACTAGGAGCAAGTTCTTTTGCAAGTGCCCTTGTAAATGAATTGACTGCCCCCTTGGTTGCTGAATATGCAACCTCACAGCTTGCACCATATAATCCCCACACAGAAGATATATTAATAATCTTACCACAGTGCCTTTTCATCATATCTTTAACGGCAAAATGGCAGCAGTTAAAGACAGAATCTATATTAGTGTTACATATCCTGTGCCACTCATCTTCGCTCATATCCTGAAAAAGCCCGACAACAGATATTCCGGCATTGTTGATAAGCACATCAACCTGGCCGAAACGCTGAAGGCACATGTCAAACATTTTCTGTACATCACTGTAATTTCCCATATCGCCTGCAAATGTTTCACATTCACTTCCTTTTTCCTCAATAATGGATTTTACTTCATTTAGTTTATCCACATTATTCACACAGTTAATAACAATATTAGTATCTTTTCCAGCGAGTTCTATTGCAATGGCTCTTCCGATTCCTCGGGATGCTCCTGTTATAACTATAGTTTTTTTCATGATAATATGCCTCTCTTAAAACGATTTGATTTTAATAATATCGTTATTATAATACAGGAAAACACTGGATATTTCCATATAAAAATTAAAAACATATATTGACAAAAACTGCCTTGTGCATACTTACCAAAAAGAAATTCAGATTGTATTTATTTCAATAATTGCTTGACATTAATTTTGAATATTAAAAAAAGTTATCCACAATAAAAAATGCCAATTTTATCTAAAAAAACACTTATCAACTAAGTTATCCACATTATCCACAGAAATCCACAAAAAGTTAATCATGTTTAACTGCAGGTAAAAAAGAATAAATGTTTTGTTAAATATTGCAAAAAATCAAAAAACTTTAATATGATACTTGACATATATGCATAAAATAATTAAAGGACATACTTGTTAATTTACAAATATATGATATAATACTTACATAAAATAAGCATACAGAAATGTATCTTAGGTCGTGTTAGCTGCATGTGTATATATTCTTTCGACACATGCGGTGATTTAAGAAGGAAGAATGTCTGATAGATTTTATAAAGAGAAGGTTGGAAAGGAATTACGATCAGATTCTTACCTCTGCCCACGATTATAAAACACGTAAAGGAGTTGGACATCATGAGATTTATAATTACAGGAAGAAATATTGATATAACAGAGGGATTAAAGTCAGCAGTAGAGGAGAAGCTTGGAAAGCTTGACCGATTCTTTGCACCAGAGACAGAAGTTAATGTGACTTTAAGTGTGGAAAAAGAAAGACAGAAGATTGAGGTAACTATTCCGGTTAAGGGTAACATCATAAGAAGCGAGCAGGTAAGCAGCGATATGTATGTTTCAATTGATCTTGTAGAAGAGGTTATCGAGCGTCAGTTAAAGAAGTATAAGAATAAGATTGTTGACAAGCAGCAGAATGCAGCAGCATTTGCACAGGAATTCGTAGAGAAAGATTATGATGATGATGAGGTTAAGATTATCAGAACCAAGAGATTTGGAATCAAGCCAATGGATCCTGAAGAAGCATGCGTTCAGATGGAGCTTCTTGGACATAATTTCTATGTATTCTTTAATTCAGAGACAGAGGAAGTTAATGTTGTGTATAAGAGAAAAGGCAACACATATGGTTTGATTGAACCAGAATTAGATTAATTAGTTTAGTATTTTTTTCATATTACCACTTTCTGAAGATACCGTCTGTTGATTTAATACCAGCAGGCGGTATTTTTGCCATGGAATTGTTTTTAATTAATAAAATTTTAATGGTTTAACTTTACTTGATAGAATGTCTAAATAGTGATACAATTACAACACAAATAGGCTTTTATAAGGAGAAGTATAAAGTAATGGGATTAGCTCAGAAATTATTTGGAACACATAGTGAACATGAATTAAAAAGAATATATCCAATTGCAGATAAGATTGAAAGTTATAAAGAATCTTATGGCAAGTTAAGCGATGAAGAGCTTAAAGCAAAGACTAAAGAATTCAAGGACAGATTAGCAAAGGGAGAGACTCTTGATGATATTCTTCCAGAAGCATTTGCGACAGTAAGAGAGGCTGGTAAGAGAGTTCTTGGCATGGAACATTATCATGTTCAGCTTATTGGAGGTATTATTCTTCATCAGGGAAGAATTGCAGAGATGAAAACTGGTGAAGGTAAGACACTTGTGTGTACACTTCCTGCATATCTTAATGCACTTACAGAAGAGGGCGTAATCGTAGTTACTGTTAATGACTACCTTGCTAAGCGAGATGCTGAGCAGATGGGTATGATACATGAGTTTTTGGGTCTTAAGGTTGGCGTCGTATTACATGACTCAACAAGAGAAGAAAGACAGGCTGCATATGCGTGTGATATTACATATGTAACGAATAACGAGCTTGGATTTGATTATCTTCGTGATAATATGGCTATATATAAGAATGAACTTGTATTACGAAATCTTAAGTACTGTATTATAGATGAGGTCGATTCTGTTCTTATTGATGAGGCACGTACACCTCTTATTATCTCAGGACAGAGCGGAAAATCTACTAAATTATATGAACTCTGTGATATACTTGCAAGGCAATTACAGCGAGGCGAATATAAGGGTGAGAGAACTAAGATGCAGGCAATCATGAACGAGGAAGTTGAAGAAGATGGAGACTTCATCGTTAATGAGAAGGATAAGGTAGTTAACCTTACTGAACAGGGTATTCACAAGGTTGAGCAGTTCTTCCATATAGATAATTATGCAGATCCTGAGAATCTTGAAATTCAGCATAATGTTACACTTGCACTTCGCGCTCATAATCTTATGTTCAGGGATAAGGATTATGTTGTTAAAGATGATGAGGTACTTATAGTAGATGAATTTACAGGCCGTATTATGCCAGGACGTCGTTATTCAGATGGCCTTCATCAGGCTATTGAAGCTAAAGAGCATGTTAAGGTTAAGAGAGAGAGCAAGACTCTGGCAACTATTACATTCCAGAACTTCTTTAATAAGTTTGAGAAGAAGGCTGGTATGACAGGTACAGCCCTTACAGAAGAAAAGGAATTTCGTGAAATTTATAACATGGACGTTGTTGAAGTTCCAACTAACAAGCCTGTTATAAGAGTTGATAATAATGATGCTGTATTTAAGACTAAGAAAGGTAAGTTCAATGCAGTTGTGCAGTCCGTAATTGAATCTCATGAAAAGGGACAGCCTGTTCTTGTAGGTACAATAACGATTGAGACTTCTGAAATGCTTAGCGAGATGTTAAGAAAGAAGGGGATTCCACATAATGTACTTAATGCCAAGTTCCATGAGCTTGAGGCGCAGATAGTATCAGAGGCAGGACGTCATGGTGCAGTTACTATTGCTACTAACATGGCTGGTCGAGGAACTGATATTAAGCTTGATGATGAGGCTGTTGCTGCAGGTGGTCTTAAGATTATTGGTACAGAAAGACATGAAAGCCGTCGTATTGATAACCAGTTACGTGGACGTTCTGGACGACAGGGAGATCCTGGTGAATCAAGATTCTACATTTCTCTTGAAGATGATCTTATGAGGCTGTTTGCACAGGAAAGACTTATGAATATTTTCAACAGTCTTGGGGTATCTGAGGATGAGCAGATTGAGCATAAGATGTTAAGCAAGGCTATAGAGACAGCTCAGAAGAAGATTGAGACTAATAACTTTGGTATCAGAAGCCATCTTCTTGAGTATGATCAGGTTATGAATGAGCAGAGAGAGATTATGTATGCTGAAAGAAGAAGAGTTCTTGATGGAGAAAGCATGCGTAATTCTATTATGAAGATGATAACAGATTATGTAGAGAATGTTGTAAACCGTTGTGTTGGTGAAGATAAAGATGCCAATGAATGGGATTATAACGAAATTAATGAGCTTCTGCTTCCTACAATTCCGATTGAAAAGGTTGTATATAGAGAAAACATCAGGAATAAGAATGAATTAATACATGATTTAAAAGAGAAGGCTGTCAAACTATATGAGGATAAGGAAGCGTTATTCCCAGAGTCAGAACAGATCAGAGAAATTGAGAGAGTAATCCTGCTTAAGGTAATTGACAGAAAGTGGATGGATCATATCGATGATATGGATCAGTTGAAACAGGGTATAGGACTTCAGGCTCTTGGTCAGAGAGATCCGGTTGTACAGTATAAGATGATGGGCTATGACATGTTTGATGAAATGACAGCAGGTATAGCGGAAGATACAATAAGACTTCTTATGCATATTCAGGTTGAACAGAAGATAGAACGAGAACAGGTAGCCAAGGTGACTGGAACTAATAAGGATGAAGGACCTTCTGTAAAGGGTCCTGCAAGAAGAACAGAGAAGAAGATATATCCTAACGATCCATGCCCTTGTGGAAGCGGTAAGAAGTATAAGAACTGTTGTGGAAGACAGGCATAAGTTTATAATATGACTTTTGGGACGCGGAATGTCTGGAATATCAGCGTCCGCGTCTGTTGTTTTGGAGGATATATGGTAGAATTAGACCAGTTCAGATACAGAATTTCAGGATATGATAAGCCTATGGCACAGATTAAGAAATCACTGGATCTTGACAATAAGCAAAAAAGAATTGAAGAACTGGAAGCAGATATGGAAGCGCCAGGTTTTTGGGATAATCCGGATAAATCACAAAATGCTATGAAAGAACTTAAAGGGTTAAAAGATGCATTTGAAAGATATAATGAGCTTGAAACAGGTCTTGATGATGTTAAGACACTTATTGAGATGGCAGAAGAATCCAATGACCAGTCGCTTATTCCAGAGATAGAAGAAGAGATAACGAATCTCGAAGATAAGATGGAAAGTTTAAGAATTGAAACATTGCTTTCTGGAGAACATGATGCATGTGATGCCATTCTTACACTTCATGCAGGAGCAGGTGGAACAGAAAGCTGTGACTGGTGTCAGATGCTTTTCAGAATGTATACAAGATGGGCGGAAAGTCACGGATATACAACAGAAACACTTGATTATCTTGAAGGTGAAGAAGCAGGAATTAAGTCGGTTACTATAGAGATAAGAGGAGAGAATGCATATGGACATCTGAAATCTGAACATGGTGTTCACAGACTTGTAAGAATATCTCCATTCAATGCGGCAGGTAAGAGACAGACTTCTTTCGTATCATGTGACGTAATGCCTGATATTAATCAGGATATAGATATTGAGATTAATGATGATGATTTAAGAATTGATACATATCGTTCAAGTGGAGCTGGTGGACAGCATATTAACAAGACATCATCTGCAATCAGAATTACACATCTTCCAACAGGAATTGTTGTACAGTGTCAGAATGAAAGATCTCAGCACCAGAATAAAGATAAAGCTATGCAGATGTTAAAGGCTAAGCTCTATCTTTTAAAGGAGGCTGAGAATGCAGAGAATCTATCTGGAATCAGAGGAGATGTCAAGGATATTAATTTTGGAAGCCAGATAAGAAGTTACGTTCTTCAGCCATATACAATGGTTAAGGATAACAGAACTAATAAGGAAGTTGCTAATGCAGGAAGTGTTCTGGATGGAAACATTGATCCGTTCATAAATGCATATTTAACATGGATTAGTACGGGAAAAACTGAAGAGTAACAGATATTAAGGTAGTAAACTGAATGATAGTGAAAGGTGGTACATCAGTATGGCGGATTATATTAAACCGGTGATTTTCAGATTAGGCAATCAACAGTTTGGAGTAGATATTAATCTTGTCCAGTCGATAGAACGGGAGATTAATATTGTGAGAGTTCCTAATGCAATGGAGTATATCAGTGGAATTGTTAATTTGAGAGGGGAGGTTATCCCTGCTTTCAGCTTAAGAAAAAAGTTTGGCACGGATGATGCTGTTGGAAGTATTGGCGAAGACAGTACAATTATTGTTAATATTCCTGGCGTGGTTAAGCTGGCACTTGAAGTTGATGATGTACTTGAGATTGGAGATATTGATGCAAATGGTATTGTTCCTATGCCGGCTCTGGCTAGAACGGATGATACAGCATATCTTGACAGGGTCGCCAATGTTAATGGGGAATTAGTTATTCTTCTTGATGTAGAGAAATTACTTACACAGTCAGAAGCAGAGAGCGTTAAGAAATTTACGGAAGAAATGAGTAATGATAATGGAGGTGCTGCAAATGGCTGAAACGAAATTTAAAAGAAATGCAGGTATACTTATGCCAGTAAGTTCATTGCCATCACCATATGGCATAGGAACATTTGGCAAGGATGCATATGATTTTGTTACATTTGTTAAAGAGTGTAATCATAAGTACTGGCAGGTACTTCCGTTAGGACCAACTACTTATGGTGACAGCCCATATCAGTCATATTCTGCATTTGCAGGCAATCCGTACTTTGTTGATCTTGATATGCTTATTGAGGAGGGGTTCTTGTTAAAGTCAGAGGTTATTTCAAGAGACTGGGGCGATGGAATTGTGCCTGTAAATGTTTCTGAAGATGACGCTGTTAATGGAAGATTCGGAACCTACAGAGATGGAAATATTGGCGACGAAAGATATGTCAGTTATGAGAAGATATATAATAACAGATTTGATATATTAAGAATTGCTTACGACAGATTTAGGGATGCATGTGCAGAAAGCAAGAAGACGCTTGCCAAGGGACTTCCTCTTTATAAGCAGTTTGATAATTTTGTTAAAGATAATGCAGACTGGCTTGAGGATTATGCTCTGTTTATGGCATTAAAGTCTCACTTTAACAATGTCTCATGGGGTGAATGGGAAACTGATATAAAGTTCAGAAAGCCAGAGGCGATGAGCCAATATGAAGAACAGCTTTCGGATGATATAGGATACTGGAAATTCATACAGTTTGAATTCTACAGACAGTGGAATGCGCTTAAACAATATGCTAATAGTAATGGTATAGAGATTATAGGTGATATACCTATTTATATGGGATATGACAGCGTAGATGTATGGGCTAATCAGGGAGAATTCCAGCTGGATGAGAATTTAACACCGATAAAGGTTGCAGGTGTACCGCCAGATGCATTTTCTGATGCAGGACAAAAATGGGGCAATCCTCTTTATGATTATGATAAAATGGAAGCAAATGGATTCAGCTGGTGGAGAAAGAGAATGGCAGCCTCAGCAAAGCTGTATGATGTCATAAGAATTGACCATTTTATAGGAATTGTGAAGTACTATACAATTCCATCAGATATGCCTGATGCAAGACAGGGTGAGTACAGACAGGGACCGGGACAGAAACTGCTTGATGTTATTAATGAATCTATCGGTGATAAGAAGATTATTGCTGAAGACTTAGGTGTTGAAGTTCCTGAAGTGGCAAAGATTCTTAAAGAAAATGGATATCCGGGAATGAAGGTCCTTGAATTTGCATTTGGAGGAGATAGAAAGAATCCGCATCTTCCATATAATTATAAACAAAATCTTGTGTGCTATGGTGGAACTCATGATAACGAAACCTTGCTTGGTTTCTTTGAAGACAGGGGCGACTGGGAATTAGGATATGCTTATGACTATCTTGATACAAGAGATAAGGGAAGAATGGTTGACCAGGTATTCAGGGCTGCGTATTCAAGCGTTGCTGTTCTTACAGTATTTGCTGTTCAGGACATTCTAAAGCTTGGAAACTGGGCAAGAATGAATCTTCCATCAAGCATGGGCAATAACTGGAAATGGCGAATGCAGAAAGGTCAGTTAGGCCAACATGAACTGGAATGCATGAGATATCTTGCAAGTGTATTTGATAGAGAAAGAAAGTAATATTAGGATGGGGAAGGAAATTGGTAATAAATTTCCTCCCCCTTTTTTGAATGAAAAATAAAAAATAGTTCGATGGTACTATTTACATATTTTAGATTGGTGGTATTATATTCATATAAAGAGACAAGTTAATATGTTGGCAAAGTAGTCGAAAGGCTATGACGCAAAGCCAAGGGTCTTAACTGATTTTATCAGAATGACAGCCGGTTGCATTACAATCAACGCAAATGATTAGTATTTTTCAGGCATCCGGTTATCGGGTGCCTTTTTTGTTGAACGGGGGATATGGATATGAAAAGGAATAATTCTAAAAAGTGGATTAAAAATGTAACGATAGCAACAGCAGTACTTGTATTTGGTATCGGTGTTGGTTTCGCGGCTAAAGTAGCAGGAACACCTAATTCAGATAATGATGGTGCCAAAACAATAGTTGCGGCAGCTAATGATGCAACAGATTCAGTAGTTAAGGAAACAATTGCCCAGAAAGAAACAGAAACTGATACAGAGACAGCTGCTATAGAGGCAACAACTGAAGTTACAACAGAAGAAGCCACAGAGGCAGTAACAGAACAGAGCAGTACAATTGCAGAGACTCAGCCACAGACAGAGACTGCCACAGAGGCAGTTCAGGTAACAGAACATACGGAGGCTGCGACAAAAGCACCAGTACCTGTTGTACAGACTCCATCAGATGAAAGAGTTGCACAGGTTATATCAGGAATCAATGCAGAACGTGCAGCAGCAGGTGTGTCTGCAGTTACATATGATGCAATTCTTACAGATATGGCTCAGGTAAGAGCATCAGAGAATGCAGTTAATGATTACTTTGTTATAGAGAATGGCAAGCATAAAAGACCAGATGGAAGAAATGCTTCTTCAATATGTTCAGATTTTGGACAGGCCGGATATTTCGGTGAGGTCATGGGCAGATATCAGACAAGCCCTGTAGAGATAGTAAATGGCTGGCACAATTCAGCAACACATTATGCATGTATGACAAGTACTAAGTACAGCAGAGTTGGTGTAGGTGTTGCAGCAGACTCAGAAGGATACCTTTACTGGGTAGCAATCTTCATGGATTAATTATAAGCAGACAATAAATTACATAATATAGATACAACTTAATATGGTAAGAACAATGTATTTGCGGCATTGTTTTTATAAAGCTTCACAAGAAGCGAAACCCTCACATTCCTCTCCCGTTGTGTGAGGGTTTCTTTTTGCGCGAGTAGCGCGGAGAATATACTTAATGAAAGGACAGGCATGCTTGCATGGCCTGTCCTTTTGTTAAGTATATTCGAGAAGCACCGCGACAATGCCATAACGAAGTTATGGCATCTGCGCTACTCGCAAGGAGAATATAATTATATGCTTGCAATGTGTATACATATATGGTAATATTCTTTGTGCGGTAGACAGTTGTTTATCAGAGAAAGACATTGAAGAACAATTGTCTTTGTAAAACGGACAATAGAAAGGTACAGACGCAGTATGGCAGATAATATTAAGTATTATGTCGTTAAGCAAAAGGCTCTGCCTGAGGTTCTGCTTAAGGTAGCGGAGACGAACAGAATTATTGAGACTGAAAATATATCTGTTGCAGATGCTACAGAGAAAGTTGGAATAAGCAGAAGTTCTTATTACAAGTATAAGGATGATATTTTTCCGTTTAGAGAGAATGTAAAGGGTAAAACCATTACATTTGTATTGTCTATGGACGATGAACCAGGGCTGCTTTCCCTGGTATTGAAGAAGGTTGCAGAATTCAAGGCGAATATTCTTACTATTCATCAGACAATTCCTGTTAATGGAATTGCTTCGCTGACGCTCAGCGTGGATATTCTTCCAACTACAGGAGATTCTTCAGAAATGATAGAGCAGATAGAAAGACTTAAAGGGGTAAGATATCTTAAGATATTAAGCAGTGATGCATCTATCTGATATATAAGCAATTAAAGAAAACGGAGGCAGATATGGCAAAGATTGCAGTGTTAGGTTATGGAACAGTAGGATCAGGAGTGGTTGAGGTATTAAATACCAATGGTGCTTCAATTGCAAAGAGAGCAGGAGATACTATTGAGGTTAAGAGTGTACTTGATTTAAGAGATTTTCCTGGAGATCCAATTCAGGATAAAATCGTTCATGATATAGATCTTATAATTAATGACCCTGAGATAGAGGTTGTTGTTGAGGTTATGGGTGGTGTAGAGCCGGCATTTACATTTGTTAAGAAGGCACTTGAAGCAGGAAAGAGTGTGTGTACATCTAATAAGGCACTTGTTGCTGCACACGGTCCGGAGCTTCTTGAGATGGCTAAAGAAAGAAAACTTAATTTCATGTTTGAGGCATCAGTAGGCGGTGGAATTCCAATTATCAGACCGCTTAACCAGTCTCTTACAGCAGATGAGATTACTAAGATTACAGGTATTCTTAATGGAACAACTAACTATATTCTTACTAAGATGAGCAGAGAAGGAATCTCATATCAGGAGGTTCTTAAAGAGGCACAGGCACTCGGATATGCAGAAAGAAATCCGGAGGCTGATGTTGAAGGTTACGATGCATGCAGAAAAATAGCAATTCTTACATCACTTGCATTTGGAAATACAGTGAAATTCGAGGAAGTGTATACAGAGGGAATAACAAAGATTTCTAATGAAGATTTTGCATATGCTAAAGAACTTGGATGCGTTATCAAACTTCTTGCAACAAGCTACAGCAAGGATGGCAAGGTATATGCAATAACAGCACCATTCATGATTGACAGCACACATCCATTATATAATGTTAATGACGTTCTTAACGGAATCTATGTACACGGCAATGTATTAGGAGATGTAATGTTCTTCGGAGCAGGAGCAGGAAAGCTTCCAACAGCAAGTGCTGTAGTATCAGATGTAGTTGACTGTGTTAAGCATAAGGGTAAAAATGTTATGACAATCTGGAGTTCAGTAAAGCAGGAGCTTGGTGATACATTTGACGAGACAAGAAGATTCTTTGTAAGAATTAAGGGCGATGATGTCCAGGCAGCCAAGGCAGCATTTGGTGAAGGACAGGTTGTTAAGGTTGATGGAATTAACGGAGAGTTCGGATTTGTTACAGAGCCTATGACAGAGAGAGCATTTGAAGATGCTAAGGATAAGGTTTCTGTTATAAGCAGAATCAGAATAGATGATACTAAATTACAGTAATAATATAAGGGAGTAAGAGTAATGGTTAAAGTAGTTAAATTTGGTGGAAGTTCACTTGCAAGCGCAGAGCAGTTTAAGAAGGTTGGTAATATTATCCGTGCTGATGAGGACAGAAAGTATGTAGTTCCTTCAGCACCTGGAAAGAGATTTCCAGAGGATACTAAGGTTACTGATATGCTTTACAAATGTTATGCAGAGGCAGAAGCTGGTAAGAATATTGAGAAGAGCCTTAAGGCAATTGAGGAAAGATATAACGAAATAATAAAGGGGCTTGGACTTAAGCTTTCATTAAAGGAACAGTTCGAGACAATCAAGAAGAATTTTGAGGCACTTGCAGGAAAAGATTATGCAGCTTCAAGAGGTGAATATCTTAATGGTATTATCATGGCTAACTATCTTGGATATGAGTTCATAGACGCTGCTACAGTTATCTGCTTCGATAAGGATGGAGAGTTTGATTCAGAAAAGACTAATGAAGTGTGTGAAGCAAAGTTTGCTAATATTGTAAGAGCAGTTGTACCTGGATTTTATGGAGCAATGCCTAACGGAAAGGTTAAGACATTTTCAAGAGGCGGTTCTGATGTAACAGGATCAATCGTTGCAAGAGCACTTAAGGCTGATATGTATGAGAACTGGACAGATGTATCAGGCTTCCTTGCAGCAGATCCAAGAATTGTAAATAATGCAAAGCCAATCAACGTTATTACATATAAGGAATTAAGAGAGCTTTCATACATGGGTGCATCAGTGCTTCATGAATCAGCTATCTTCCCTGTAAGAAAGGGTGGAATTCCTATCAATATTAAGAATACTAATGCTCCGGAAGATAAGGGAACAATGATTGTTGAGACAACATGTAATATGCCGGAATACACAATTACTGGTATTGCAGGTAAGAAGGGATTCGTTGCAATCAGCATTGATAAG includes the following:
- a CDS encoding cation diffusion facilitator family transporter — its product is MIDLLLKRFVKDYDKTKNPEVRTRYGVFAGIVGIICNLILFLAKILAGVLTASVSIMADAVNNLSDAGSSIVTLIGFKLAGKPADYEHPYGHGRIEYISGFIVSGAIIIMGFELMTTSFRKILHPTPLEVSVPSIIILVLSILMKMWMAKFNKYLGNKVDSAAMKATATDSLSDCVATSVVLIGVLLTLFSDINIDGIAGVVVAVFVILAGFGAAKDTLQPLLGQPPTKEFVQELENIVLQDKHIIGVHDLIVHNYGPGRVYASLHAEVPANMDMMEAHDYIDMAERRVEKRMKCFISIHMDPVVTDDEVINHLRKMTIAVVKSVGEELDIHDFRTVKGPYITNLIFDVLVPYNYHLSDDEIKKQIQKKITEKQSECHAVINIDKSYTG
- the ymfI gene encoding elongation factor P 5-aminopentanone reductase; amino-acid sequence: MMKKTIVITGASRGIGRAIAIELAGKDTNIVINCVNNVDKLNEVKSIIEEKGSECETFAGDMGNYSDVQKMFDMCLQRFGQVDVLINNAGISVVGLFQDMSEDEWHRICNTNIDSVFNCCHFAVKDMMKRHCGKIINISSVWGLYGASCEVAYSATKGAVNSFTRALAKELAPSGIQVNAVACGAIDTEMNGHLSDDDKAELAEEIPAGRFGAPQEVAELVKSLSGINNYLTGQIITLDGGWI
- the hpf gene encoding ribosome hibernation-promoting factor, HPF/YfiA family, with amino-acid sequence MRFIITGRNIDITEGLKSAVEEKLGKLDRFFAPETEVNVTLSVEKERQKIEVTIPVKGNIIRSEQVSSDMYVSIDLVEEVIERQLKKYKNKIVDKQQNAAAFAQEFVEKDYDDDEVKIIRTKRFGIKPMDPEEACVQMELLGHNFYVFFNSETEEVNVVYKRKGNTYGLIEPELD
- the secA gene encoding preprotein translocase subunit SecA; translated protein: MGLAQKLFGTHSEHELKRIYPIADKIESYKESYGKLSDEELKAKTKEFKDRLAKGETLDDILPEAFATVREAGKRVLGMEHYHVQLIGGIILHQGRIAEMKTGEGKTLVCTLPAYLNALTEEGVIVVTVNDYLAKRDAEQMGMIHEFLGLKVGVVLHDSTREERQAAYACDITYVTNNELGFDYLRDNMAIYKNELVLRNLKYCIIDEVDSVLIDEARTPLIISGQSGKSTKLYELCDILARQLQRGEYKGERTKMQAIMNEEVEEDGDFIVNEKDKVVNLTEQGIHKVEQFFHIDNYADPENLEIQHNVTLALRAHNLMFRDKDYVVKDDEVLIVDEFTGRIMPGRRYSDGLHQAIEAKEHVKVKRESKTLATITFQNFFNKFEKKAGMTGTALTEEKEFREIYNMDVVEVPTNKPVIRVDNNDAVFKTKKGKFNAVVQSVIESHEKGQPVLVGTITIETSEMLSEMLRKKGIPHNVLNAKFHELEAQIVSEAGRHGAVTIATNMAGRGTDIKLDDEAVAAGGLKIIGTERHESRRIDNQLRGRSGRQGDPGESRFYISLEDDLMRLFAQERLMNIFNSLGVSEDEQIEHKMLSKAIETAQKKIETNNFGIRSHLLEYDQVMNEQREIMYAERRRVLDGESMRNSIMKMITDYVENVVNRCVGEDKDANEWDYNEINELLLPTIPIEKVVYRENIRNKNELIHDLKEKAVKLYEDKEALFPESEQIREIERVILLKVIDRKWMDHIDDMDQLKQGIGLQALGQRDPVVQYKMMGYDMFDEMTAGIAEDTIRLLMHIQVEQKIEREQVAKVTGTNKDEGPSVKGPARRTEKKIYPNDPCPCGSGKKYKNCCGRQA
- the prfB gene encoding peptide chain release factor 2; the protein is MVELDQFRYRISGYDKPMAQIKKSLDLDNKQKRIEELEADMEAPGFWDNPDKSQNAMKELKGLKDAFERYNELETGLDDVKTLIEMAEESNDQSLIPEIEEEITNLEDKMESLRIETLLSGEHDACDAILTLHAGAGGTESCDWCQMLFRMYTRWAESHGYTTETLDYLEGEEAGIKSVTIEIRGENAYGHLKSEHGVHRLVRISPFNAAGKRQTSFVSCDVMPDINQDIDIEINDDDLRIDTYRSSGAGGQHINKTSSAIRITHLPTGIVVQCQNERSQHQNKDKAMQMLKAKLYLLKEAENAENLSGIRGDVKDINFGSQIRSYVLQPYTMVKDNRTNKEVANAGSVLDGNIDPFINAYLTWISTGKTEE
- a CDS encoding chemotaxis protein CheW, which produces MADYIKPVIFRLGNQQFGVDINLVQSIEREINIVRVPNAMEYISGIVNLRGEVIPAFSLRKKFGTDDAVGSIGEDSTIIVNIPGVVKLALEVDDVLEIGDIDANGIVPMPALARTDDTAYLDRVANVNGELVILLDVEKLLTQSEAESVKKFTEEMSNDNGGAANG